CCCTATCATGAGCAAAATACATGCACTGAGTGCATGGTAACTAAAATCTAGAAGTTGGAACCAAATCCATGGCACTGTAATGCAGCTGTTAGAATGTGAAAAACAGAATGGAACTCCTTCCTTTGGTCCATCTCCATGCTTCTCAAATGTTAGTAAAACTTAAATTAGGACACTCCTGGCCTAACCTTTCTAATTTCCATGTTCAAGAATCTCCATTCAACTTCTTGGCACTGCTCTGTTCACTTAGTTCCCGCTTTGACACATATAATGAAGCTCAAGTAAggtcattaatttttaattccctTGCTTTGCCTTTCTGAGTATCGGATGGttctttttaatatattttaactTCTTGATGCAAACTGCACCGCCTCCTCCTGCTCAAGAGTGCACAGCTCATTATCCAACTCTCTTATGGTGTCTACTTCTCTACTTTTATTAATGTTTCATTGGGTTTGATGGCATCGTATCTTAGTTTCTTTGTCTTTTGTGACTTCCTGATAAATTGAAGCAATTTCTTCTGTGACACTAAGTATATACCAACTTTTGATGTCTTTATAATAGCTTATGTTGGTTTTGAACAAAGTTTCACTGTGTCATTTCACTTCGAGCATGAATCTAGTGACGTAATTATGGCTAACTTACTAATTAACATGAATAAATTAGGCAAATTTAGGTATGACCGTATGAATCGAGCATGATGTTCCATGTTGTAAGTATCACAACTGTgtgcttctttcttttctagtatttaataataggtctctagtAATTGGAGTACGTGGTGATGAGTAAAATATTCCAAGAACTTAGTTTTGATACTTTAGTGTTTTCACAAAGCTGGCAATGTTTTTAGTCTATGGCTCTATCTTCGAGTCGTATTTCTCAGATACAGGATCTTGACCTTTTATTCTTCATTCCTAATGATATTTTAGTTATGCACATGCTGTGTCAGCTCATAACTGAAAATATGAAGGGCAAATTGGGTCTCATTTTAGATTTTTTCCCCCTTATGCAgagcaataaaaaaaatgaagactcAATCAGAATCATCTCTTCTTTCGGGCCTTCGATCACATAGAGGAGAAAAGATTCTTGATGTAGATGGAACATTGACCACCCAACCGGTACTTGAACATGTAGGAATTTCCACATGGCCTGGTGGGTTCTGTATTAACtaacattgtatttgtgggtTTGGTGAATGATAAAAACCATGCAGTGATTAATGCTCTGcttattcttaagtacttaaattCACAGAGCTTTGGCAACAGTCATGCCCTCTTGCTGCTATGGTTGCTTATTAAACTCTATTAATGCAGGAAGATTAACACTGACAGATCATGCTCTCTACTTTGAACCTCTACGAGTTATAACTTATGACAAAGCAAAAGTATATGACCTTGCAGATGATTTAAAACAGATTATCAAGCCTGAGTTGACTGGGCCATGGGGTTCACGTCTTTTTGACAAAGCAGTCATGTACAAATCGATGTCCTTGTAAGTCATATTGTTTTCCAGTCTGTTGCCAATGTTGCACTCTTAACTTCCTTACCgctactttttcttttctctattttttatttggatACTGGGTGGAAAATTAATGGATTCAGGCAGGGTTTGATGTTGGTAAAAGTTGAATGCTCTTGAAGAAGATTATTGCCTATTGATGCCTCCAATTTTGTTTGTAGATCGGAACCAGTGTTCATGGAGTTTCCAGAGCTTACTGGTCATTCACGTCGGGACTATTGGCTGGCTGTTATGCAAGAAATTCTTTATGCCCATAGGTTTATTAGAAAATTCCAAATAAAGGGTgttgagaaggaagaaacacttTCTAAGGCTGTGCTAGGCATTTTGCGTTTACAAGCTATTCAAGAGTTAGTTCCTTCAATTCCCTTACGATGTGAGGCACTTCTGATGCTCAATCTCTGTGATCAGCTTCCCGGAGGTGACCTAATACTAGAAACTCTAGCTGATTTGGTGTCTTCTAGAAGGTTGGATCAGGTTAACATATCTAGTTCAGGAAGTGGAATGTATTCTATATCTGTTTTGGCAGTCTTGTCAAATCTGGGGGTGGAATCACAATATGTTAACAACGAAAGACTTCCTGTTGGTGAATTAGTTGTAGGACAGATGAGTTCCTTAGAAAAGGCTGTTAGTGAGTCTCGGGATAATTACAAAATGGTAGAGCGGGCACAAGCCACGGTTGATGGAGTTAAAGTAGACGGGATCGATACAAATTTGGCGGTGATGAAGGTAACATGCATGTCATCTATTTTGTTTTATACATATTGCTTGTGACCTTGTGTTACTTCAACTGATTATTGTTATATGACTGTATCATCTTCATAAATTGATATGTAAAATAATCGTGTTCTTTAGTTCACTAGTCTGATCCGACATGAGTTGAAATGGCTACATATAATTGTTTTCGCGATCTACAGCTTCACCTCTTAGTTTTATGTTCATATGCATCTATGAAGATGTGATGTTGACCGAATCACACTTTGGAGGTgaccatatgcatcatatgtattttgtgccattattatcaatataataggttcatgtaAAGTCATTTAGGGTATTGGAGTCCCTTTTTTGGGGTTAATAGAGGTTGTTTTAATGTCTTCTTATGTCGTACTTTGGATAGGATCAGGTTGTAAAGGTCCTTTTATGGTATGTGCTTGTCTAGGAAAGCTCCAAAGTGATTAAGTTTGGAAATGTTTGTCTTCGAACAAGAATTCCTGGAGGATCCAGATTTTGGTAGccttttttacttttctttgtatgtggCAGCCTTTTTATCTTTGTACATGAGCGAGCAAGTTTTACGTTGGTAAGGAAAATAAACAGatgagacttttttttttcttcggaAATAATTCATGGGTTATATTGCTGTTAGATTTTGCTACATCATTGGTTTAATTGTTTTCCAGTAAAAATTTGAAGTATATGCAGCCTTTTTATTTTATAACTATACACTTTAATTAAACTACATGTATGCAGTCTCTAGTGTTTTGCCTGACAAGCCAGATAGATCATGCACTCAACTTATGCAATCTTCAGGCTGGATTTTATGCCAGGAGTTAATATATGCAACAGAATTCTGACCTAAGTGCTGGGTCCAGTAATATTTTGCTCTACCACATATTTGATTGCCTGCATGTCTTTTGCTTATGCCTGAACTTGTCTCATCTTGCTTATGTTCACCCCTGAAGATGTCCATATCTTTTGTTGCTTATCGAAGTTCTTGCTATTGCATCATCAGATGTAGTTAAATAAATTCATCTATTCCTAATAGACAACATCTAACTGTTTGCCCTCATGAATCTGTAGAATGATCAATTGCTAGACTTTTGCCAGCATGTCCTTCTAAGATGCTCGATTACTTCTGCATTTCTCAAACCTTCTTTTAGATGAGTGTTTCACTCGACATCCCCATTTCTCATCGTACTTAATCTTGAAAAGAATCATGGCGATCTGGGTGTCAGTAGGCAGCTACTTCTACAGGAATTCATGAGTTCAAAGCACAACCTTGGGTTGAATATGATGTGATATTGTTCTTAACaaaattttgaatctttcttttaagaaagaACGTGTTGAGGAGAAATTGATGCTTGAATCTATTTACCCACTTGAGCTTAGTATTCAGTATCCATTTCTAGCAGAATGTCACAAATTGGTTATGGTGTTTTACTATAAGTTTCATGTTCTGTTTGTTCATGCTGCTTTTcctttccatgaaatgtggaatATGAGTTAATGACACATTTGAATTATTGGCATCACTTTAGTCAAATATAGTCAATTGAACTGTCATTAAATCCATCAATGTTCTTGTTTTGTGTAAATATAACATGCTTTATCACATTGCCTTAAACTTGCAGGAGCTGCTACATCCTATGATTGAACTAGGAAAAATCCTTGATTCTTTTGCATCATGGGATGAACCTCTCAGGTCTTTGGTATTCTGTTCTGTTTCTTGTTACATAATTATCAGGTTTGGCTCTGCTACTTTTTCACAGATAATCTATCAGTAGTGCATGACATTCTTGTAACTACTGAAACTCCTTTTTTATATACCTGTTCACTTTTGTCCTTATGATGTGTGTAAGCACGTGGTCATGTTTACTAATTTAGAACCTTTATACTATTTATTAGCATAGAGATGGTTAGTCTGTTATCTGTTATCTGAAGGTTCCTTTAGCACCAAAGCAACCAGAGCTACACTACATTTCATGTCCAAATTGTGTATGATAGGGGGTTCTatcgaaaaaaaagaaagaaaaaagaaaaagaacaatgaCTGCTGAATGGAAGCACAGAAGTTATAATGGCACTATCTCTTAACGCATTATAATATTGGAGGAGTTTCAGAGCTGCTCTTGTCAGTTGGCTCAGTGGTAGGCATTATGTTGAGTGATCATAGATGATGAAAATTTGAAAGACTAAAACCTGTactctcaatgttttgtaactATGAACTGGGAGCTAGCAAATCAGACGTTTTTTCCAAAAGAAACACTTCCATTGTTACTCTTGGGAAGACTATGTCATTAATACTCAAGCTCtttctgaagaaaaaaaaaggaaaaaacttgAGTCCTCACATCCTTGAAAGAGTCATGATGTGCTCTTAGGTAGGATGTCCTTTAATTTCATGAATGGAACTTTGATTTTCGCTGGTTCATAGTAGAATATTTTGCTTATTTAGGTATGTTCTTTTACATAAGTATTGATACTAATTCATGCCATTGGCTTTCATTATACTTTCAATATGAATGGTGCAGGGGATGGCTAGGTTATGTACTTGTTATGGTGCTTCTCTTTATTGCAATCTTCATGTTGCTCACTAGATTATGTAATGAAGGCCAGCCAATCAATCATGTTAAGGTGACAGCCCCTCCAGCAATGAATACTATGGAGCAGCTCTTGGCTGTTCAAAATGCTATATCTCAAGTTGAGGAGCTAGTCCAGAATGGGAATGTCATTCTTTTGAAGTTACGAGCCTTGTTATTGGCTGTGCCTTCTCAGGTtagtccctttttcttttttatctttggtACTTTCGCAtcacatatattttttaattgtgCAAGCATGCGTGCCTGGATGAGTATATGGAGATAAGACAATATAACCTACTTCATCTTATTCATTCAAGGGTTCATTAGAAAGTTGATTAGATAACACATGATAGTCCCAGGAAGTTCCAATGTTCTTTGAGTCCTTCCTGAGTTTTCCATTTTGCACCTTGTTGCTTGGTAGTTGCACTCTTTCCTTTTTATGTTTTGCTAATTGTGTTCAGCTCATAGGTGAGAGATGTCCCTTATCGGTCAATCACTTTATGAACATGTAAATGCACGGGGATGCACACATGTATGGGAATataaaattgaatttattagaggAACCTGCAGTACTTGGAATAGCTGGTGCAGCTTACAGATATAGAGTTATCAATATGGGAAATTTCAAGTTTGTCCTCCAATTGCTTCCTCTCATTCTTTTGTCATGAATGATATTACCGTGCAAGTAACACTATCAACAACCTGGATCATGAACCTTACGCTATCTAGATTAGTGAAGCACTAAGTTTGTTGATTTCTTTTGGTCGCATAGTGCTTAGATTGATCTAATACAATTCTTTTCTGTTCAGGGCCATCTCACTGTTTTCCTTATGATCGATTTATCCATTTGACTAAAAGTTATTGTCATCTGGTAACTAGCCTGTTGGTTGGATCTTTCGTCCAATGCATATGTTTCCTAATTATTTAACAAATTCAACGTGGCATCAGATACAGGGATACATGCCCATACAGAACATAAATTCTTATGCTTTCGTTGGATTATTAGACAACGAGTGTCTCTAACACCTGCATGCAAACCTCTGTAAATACTACAGGTCAAATGATGCCTTCTTTCTGATATTGCCTTCTTGTTTTTCCTTTATATACATGAATATGAATGTCATAATCTTACACATTACTGATTATTCGTGTGGTAAATAGGCAACAGATAGAGCTATAATAGTGCTGATTCTACTGGCCTTGGCGATAGCCTTTCTACCTGGTAAACTGATAATCTTAACGATATTTCTGGAAGCATTCACGAGGAACTCGCCTCCAAGAAGAGCGAGCACAGAGAGATGGACAAGAAGAATAAGAGAGTGGTGGTTCAGCGTACCAGCAGCTCCTGTAGTACTTGAACGAgataaagaagagaaaaagaggaagtgAGCGTGTATATAGTCATGTATTTTTAATTGTTTCATATGTTCATAAATAAGATTTTCTCTTTCTGCTTATATccacccaccccccccccccccagtgCAGGAGACATTAAAAAAATaggtggaaaaaaaaaacgagtCTTCAATACACATGATTGTATTCAGATTAAGCTTTTGTCTCATTGCTGCTGTGCATAACAATCTTTTAGCTCGCGTTTTGAGCTTATGCcattaaaacaattactacTATAGGCTGCTCAAAAACTATGCATGGCCTCAATTCATGGTGGTTGCTTACCTTTTCGAAATGCAGCAACCTGTGATTGTAATTTTCTGGTGCTACTGGAGCTCTGAGAAGTGCTTTCCATTATCTTCTATACCCTCTCACATGTCCTCAGGTAAGTACATTAGTTTCCATGGGTGTTCTCCCTTCATATGTTATGACTTTCAAGAGCATCAGAGATTTCTGGGTAGGAGATGAGAATTTGTTCGTTGTAAGAGAAGGTAAACAACTTTTGATGGCAGTCTCATGTGCTAAGTTGGGTTAGTTTGACTGAATTTATGTTAATCTAAAAGGTTTGTAGGGTAGCGTTTGTGCCTCAGAATCGACGATGCTGATGcagcacaaagtttaattagGTCAATGTAATGGCTCCGAATGTCACCGTAATAGCTCGCAATATAACCATATCGTATTCCGGTTTGATTCCTAAAAACTGGACCAGATATGCTCATCAAGTTTGATCTGGATCTGAGCAGTtcattaatatatataaaaataattatatcctTCTAGATGTAGTACTTCGTACTTCTAGGCCCTAGTCTGTCGATCCATTATGGTAACAAATTAATACCAAATTTACCAAATTATTTTGGTTTGTTCGAGGGCTAGGAACTAACCAAAGGCCGAGTTTCGAAACCTTCAGTTGTCCGCATGTATGGATCACGCCATATATTTAGCTGCCAGTTTGCCTTATCATTCAAATTTCTCGATTGCAAAACCAGCAAGACGCAGTACAATGTCCGTATCATTGCAGGAAAAAGAGAATGGAAACTAGATGCAAGCCTTCGCTTcgttgaagaaaagaaaaggaaatgaggcAACCCGAACCAATCAACCTCCAACTACAAGGAGTCTGATTCCTCTCCTCGGAGCTGATAGGATCAGCCAACCAAAACAAACGAACTGAACTAGGAGAATTATTGCCCATGGATGAAAACCAGGCCTCCTGCCAATCTCAGTAGTCGGGGAAAGCCTTCATGGTGTCCATGATGGAAGGCGAGATGGAGCCGCCCATGTTTGGAATGGATTGCGAGAACAGCGCCGACTCCGGGTACCTATAGAAGGACCCTGACGAGCAGAAGAAGTCCGAGGAGCTGGGTGTGAAGAGCGGGATCTCCGACAGGAACGGGTTAGGAGGTGGCAGGGGGTCGAAGCCGAGCGGCGACATGGCGGCCGGGGCAGATGGCAGCGGGGAGCAGCCGACATGGTGGACGACCTCCCCCGCGATGCTGCGATTCTCCGACAACGGCGACGGATCGTTGTTAGCCGCATGGATCGTGTCGGCGTCCTTGCAGGGAATGTTGGATGGTGCGGGAGGGGGATTGTTGGCGGCGGCGGCtgagtcgtcgtcgtcgtcatcGGTGGAGCGGGAGAGACCGGTGAGCTTCTGGACAAGGGCCATGAAGTCGCGAGCCTGCGTGTGGATGATCTTGGGGGAGTGGGTGTAGATGATGACAGGATGGTGGCGGTGGTGGGTGGtggcggtggaggaggaggattgCTTGTGGATGAGTTGGGTGTCCTTGTGGATCTTGAGAGGGGCCGGGCGGGAGCCGTTGATCTCTCGCGACGAAGGGCTCATGATGAAAACAGAATTCAAAAGGATTGAAGGATGAGagaaatggagagagagagagagagagggatggaAGGAGAAAGGTTGATACTAATGGAGGAAGGAGATGGTGGTGCTTTTTTTTTAGCTGGAAGGAATGCTTTAtttggggttggggggggggggggggggattgaAGGGCCAGCGCCAGCCAAATTGACCGTTGATAAAAAGAAGGGGAAGGGGTGATGTGGTGGGGAAGTTACAGGGATTGTAGGGGAAGGCCGTTGGGGGAAGGGCGTTGAGAGAGGGGTGCATGTTGACGCGGGAGGAGATGGCGGGAGAGAGGGTTGTGGGCTTTCGTGGATTTGCGGAAGGGAGTTTGCATCGTGGATGTTTTGTATGAGGCTAGAGAAAAGaattctagagagagagagataaacgTTGCATTTGCGTAAAAGCTTCATATCACCTctgtctcctcctctcttttgaGCTTTATTCATCGTATGTTCAAATTGGTGATTGGttcataaataaaataaaataaaaaaaagctaaTTGGCATGGTGCAACGCCACATTGGTGCACACCgtataaaatataatttgcGGTTCAGGTGGAAATGGATATGAATCCAAATAAAAACCAACACCATTTACTACActcaagataattttttttttttggtcacacGGTGGGCATGAGAGAACATGACAGATTTGAATATACGACTTTTAGGACAATAAGAACTAGAGCGTGTTTTAGGAAACGGCATGAGTTTGTTGCAAGCTAGCTGCCTGCTCCCATCTTATCTCCATGGAACTACATTAAACATGTGTTTAAGGCAGCACCATTCCTCTGATGGTACTTCATGCAGAGGATGACAACATGATGTTATACCTAGTTGGAAATGGGAGGACTAGGAGGGATTAGAGGAGTTTCAAATGTACGTGGATCCAAGTCTAAACTGGAAGGATGGAGCTAATTAGAGCAAAATACAGTTTTGGACAGATGTGCTCATTCTCATGGAAACAAAACTAAATCGATCAGAATCTATTTTACTTATTTGGatccaataaaaaataataaaaaatttcgAATTCTTAAATTTTGCATGAGTTCAATGCATTTCTTACCAATCTACTAAGAAAGTGGGTTTAATATGAATTTTAATTGTGAAGTGGAAGCcagtttaggctagatttggGTCAGCAGATATATTTTATGTGAACCCCATGCATGTTGAAGTTGTTTTGGGTTAATCCTTCATTGCATGGAGAACCTGACGAATATTAAAACGATGCGCGCTTGATCCTGGGAATCTCGCTTGGTGGAGTCGAAGCTAAGATTTTGTATCAGAACAGAAACAATATGTGCCAGAAAAAAGACTTCTAGCTTTCTGCGTTAGCATCtagaaaatttataaaagaAAAGCAGAAAATAGTCAAAGTCTTCACCATCATGCATCCACGAAAGGGCTGCTTTAGGTATCGCCATAACATGTACATGAATACCATGGCCAAGTCCTGCGGTTTGACAAGTTCTCGATAATATTACAAAATTTAGGtgacatttttttaataatattacaaAGTTTAAGTTCTTTAGACGTGGATCAGAAGGATCAATCGATGTGAAAAGGCCTCCAGTGGAAACGCTATATTCGATCCCGGAATTTATGATCGATGGAGGATAAAAGTCTTGTATCCTTTGTCCTCGTTTATGCTTGAGTTGGGATGCTTTCAGTGGTAGACTTGTAGTGTTTTGCCCTGTGGGTCCTTTTTGAACAGAATGAGGTCCGGTAGTAACTCCTAAAGAGAGAGATTGAGGCATTCAAAGACCAATTCTGGCCAGTGAAAACTGCTTAAAAGAAAGATAGTACACTCTCACCACTCGTCTCTCATATTCTTTGCAAGAAAGAGTATACATCTTTTTcaattctttcttctcatgttaTCTACGTAAGCTActagatttatttattagaCGTATGTTCATATGCACATACGTGCAGTGTTATCatacttagaaaaaaaaatcataggaTTTATGTGGGGCTtcttttttctatctttttttttttttgatcttttgCGTTGCTTCTTTCTGGACAAATGATATttatttcatctttttgatCTTTTTGTATTGTTCCTTTTTCTTAGAAGAAGAGGTGCAACAAAGAAGCTTGTGTGcttgttttctgtttttttttcttttttaaaaaatttataactCCCTTCTAATGGTCAATTAGAGGgatttaaattatatatttaataaaaaaatacctGGCAAAATATAGGCGACGCATGATTTCTTGCATGCATGATGCATCTGGCAAGCCAAGTCTCACAAGAAATGTACTCTAATCCCAGTTGTCTATCCAATGCTATGCATGACATGGTAGTTTGAACATAATGCAGCAGTATCAAAAGTATAGGTGATTTATAATAGATtaatatttttcagaaaaaggtGGGAGTCTATGGGAGTTATTGATTTGAATTCTATTCAACACAAGATTAATGGATTGTCAAATGGTAACTATCGAGGCAACTATGTGAAGTTGTTACGATACTAGCTGTTACCTGAATGTCATGCTTTGAAGAAAGCATGTTatgtacaaaaaagaaaaaaagaaaaaaaaaagcatgttaGTTACGTTCCAAGAAATCAAGCCATCCAAATTAAAGTCAAAAATGTTGTGCCTCGGCCTCTAACATTTGTGTCCTGTTGTATCTGATAAGTAGGACTCTTCTAAATCTACTACGGATGGCATGTATGATGACTTGGTTCAAACCTTTCATTATCTGCCATATGGATTGGGATCCCACATccccctgttttttttttttggtacagagATATTTGAAACATCATGCTTGTTCGAGACCATATAAAGCACACAAACCCTAATATTGGGCAAGAATGATGACGGAACACTATAATTAAGGAGTTAAATTAAgttttaaaatcttttttttttttttgagggcaaCATGATGGCAAGCATGGTTATATTTAATTGAGAAATAAAATGAGGCAAGAATAGCAAACAggagaatatcccaaaaaggaaaaagaagagagaaagaacaagggaaaagggaagaggaggaagaatgaGGAAATGAAAGGGTAATGGATCAAGCAGTTCCtaagggggcgtttggtaaccccaacaagatcaccacggtgatctaaAATCCCTGGTGATTCGAATACTGGGATGATTTGATcccagtgatctaagatcaatgtgtttggtaggcCATGGTCCAGTAATTAAAAATCTTCGGATATCaatgagtaacttgtttggtatggtatggagatccaagatcaccgaccatataataccacaaatatcccagatatatcttagatggattttttatgtgtttttaattctcatgaataaaaaatataagtcaatatgctaattcctataatagctccattattttgtcacatattctacttttagtagcccttatcatatatttattaatcatataaaatatattataataaaatattaatatatttatcaatatattaattattaatatattctataaaaatatatttattactcctataaattataatcttataaaaatatgttattttttattatagaattaatattttatttatacttatcataatttttttaatactaataattatttttatgctGAACGCGATGATCTTTAATCATCGGGATCAGATTACTCCAGAATAAGGATCACCACTAATCTAAGATCACCTCAGTGATCTCATCTGGGTTACCAAATGCTACCATAAGGTAACCTATGCAATAACAATattcagaaaataaaaatgttctgaaaataaaaatgttcTGAAAATAAAACATACTAAGATGAATTTAGTGCAAGAAACAAGCAAATTAGTTTTATTAGTTTCCAAATCTATATAAAGggggaagaaaaaaacaaagatattaTATGTATGAGTTCCGTTAATCGCATCCCGTGGCAAGAGCTTAGTTAAAGTGACCTCCTAGACTTTGAACTTTTGATAATTGTTGCATTGGtttttttatgtaaaattcTTCTAATGTCctaacaaaataagaaaaatcttGGGATTGCTTCAACAGAACGTCATGGAAAAGCATCAAAGCAGGAACAAATCATAGCATTGACAAGATCACTCGAGAGAGAACTGAATcatttattcaatttttcaaagagaAACAAAAGACTATTTATGGAGCCCATAAGTATTTAGGACTTTAGAACGCCACAATAAATCATCTAGAACTGTAATtgtagaaaaaaggaaaaaaattaataaatgttTTGTTTTATTGAATCTAATAAAATTTTGTTTTACTATAAGGTAGTTTTTTCTCCATAAGGAGAAGGAAAACAacctaaaaatagaaaattgagATTTCAGCGAGACTAATAGAAGAATGCCAAGTTATAAATATTAGCAATTTTGATAGCGGCATCCAACATCAACAATTTTCAAGCTTCTGGAGTCGTTTCCTTAATAACCCGAACAACAAGTCATAAACAAGGATAATCATCAAATCTGAGCTCCTCAACAATTTGAGCATATACAACGTGCCCTGTTTGGTCGAAACTTTGGCCGAATCTTGTCAAGGTGCTTTCGAATTTCAAAATATTACATGTGCATTGGTGTGGAACCTTGTAATGTGTCATGCACCATGTATATGGCGTAGAGATTTGGGTTAGACTCTACATTCTCTGGCAGGGCCGGCTCAACCATTAGGCGACTAAGGCGGTCGTCTAAGATCCTGGCTCCCAAATACATTTATTATAGTGAGTTTCAAAATGAGCGTCCAAATACATTGAGGCTCCAAATGCATTTATATTGGAACATATCTCTTGTCTAAAGAAATTTattatctctttctttatttgtgcGTTGAGCCCCTAAATGCATTTATGGTGGAATTTTTGAGttgccttaggcctccaaatgcatTGAGCCGTTCCTGTCCTCGGCTACTCCTGCGTCCGTTTTCACTATGGGCTTGTTTGgatcgcgggaagcattttccctctTAAGAATATGATTCGTGGAAAGAAGATTTCTAGGAAGAGAATGCTTGGgaatgtacttttggcatgtttggttaaacatgAGAAAGTGATAGATttccagagtgcttatgtttggttgaccatctactagcctagaaaagttatgtgtaatttctattatacccttaataaaaattaggttcttTATGCCTTTTTAATGTTGAAgagtctttttggaaaaaaaaaaagaggaaatgatTCCTGCTtcatggaaatgatattcctagaAGGAAAAATACTTCCTACGAACCAAACAAGcttgaaatgtgggaatcatattcctatgggaatacaactttctcatccttcttctttgaaaactcaaaccaaacaagaggcatctcattatttTTTCGTTGATCacacttttttctcttcttttttcgtGAACCAAATGGGCCCTACAGGGCTCTTCAGCTAGTGTGCCTTccgttgcttttttttttttttttgttgatgagaaaaaaaagagagagcttttgatttttgaataatctAAAGGGCttgcattga
This is a stretch of genomic DNA from Phoenix dactylifera cultivar Barhee BC4 chromosome 9, palm_55x_up_171113_PBpolish2nd_filt_p, whole genome shotgun sequence. It encodes these proteins:
- the LOC103719567 gene encoding uncharacterized protein LOC103719567 isoform X4, which translates into the protein MAMMSKTRNVLEGLVKDGAFKWALSRRSSFDEEFEEMGRSPSGKRKWIAELSPMANVIVGRCSRILEVSMDELQHNFDKEASESIKHPSNYARNLLEYCCFRALALYTQGADHLADKNFRRVTFDMMLAWEAPAAASQTLVKVDKESTVGVEAFSRIAPAIPTIADVVTCFNLFDVLTTLTGGQLSFAIYDKYLGALDRAIKKMKTQSESSLLSGLRSHRGEKILDVDGTLTTQPVLEHVGISTWPGRLTLTDHALYFEPLRVITYDKAKVYDLADDLKQIIKPELTGPWGSRLFDKAVMYKSMSLSEPVFMEFPELTGHSRRDYWLAVMQEILYAHRFIRKFQIKGVEKEETLSKAVLGILRLQAIQELVPSIPLRCEALLMLNLCDQLPGGDLILETLADLVSSRRLDQVNISSSGSGMYSISVLAVLSNLGVESQYVNNERLPVGELVVGQMSSLEKAVSESRDNYKMVERAQATVDGVKVDGIDTNLAVMKELLHPMIELGKILDSFASWDEPLRSLVFCSVSCYIIIRGWLGYVLVMVLLFIAIFMLLTRLCNEGQPINHVKVTAPPAMNTMEQLLAVQNAISQVEELVQNGNVILLKLRALLLAVPSQGHLTVFLMIDLSI
- the LOC103719567 gene encoding uncharacterized protein LOC103719567 isoform X1; this encodes MAMMSKTRNVLEGLVKDGAFKWALSRRSSFDEEFEEMGRSPSGKRKWIAELSPMANVIVGRCSRILEVSMDELQHNFDKEASESIKHPSNYARNLLEYCCFRALALYTQGADHLADKNFRRVTFDMMLAWEAPAAASQTLVKVDKESTVGVEAFSRIAPAIPTIADVVTCFNLFDVLTTLTGGQLSFAIYDKYLGALDRAIKKMKTQSESSLLSGLRSHRGEKILDVDGTLTTQPVLEHVGISTWPGRLTLTDHALYFEPLRVITYDKAKVYDLADDLKQIIKPELTGPWGSRLFDKAVMYKSMSLSEPVFMEFPELTGHSRRDYWLAVMQEILYAHRFIRKFQIKGVEKEETLSKAVLGILRLQAIQELVPSIPLRCEALLMLNLCDQLPGGDLILETLADLVSSRRLDQVNISSSGSGMYSISVLAVLSNLGVESQYVNNERLPVGELVVGQMSSLEKAVSESRDNYKMVERAQATVDGVKVDGIDTNLAVMKELLHPMIELGKILDSFASWDEPLRSLVFCSVSCYIIIRGWLGYVLVMVLLFIAIFMLLTRLCNEGQPINHVKVTAPPAMNTMEQLLAVQNAISQVEELVQNGNVILLKLRALLLAVPSQATDRAIIVLILLALAIAFLPGKLIILTIFLEAFTRNSPPRRASTERWTRRIREWWFSVPAAPVVLERDKEEKKRK
- the LOC103719567 gene encoding uncharacterized protein LOC103719567 isoform X5, whose amino-acid sequence is MAMMSKTRNVLEGLVKDGAFKWALSRRSSFDEEFEEMGRSPSGKRKWIAELSPMANVIVGRCSRAIKKMKTQSESSLLSGLRSHRGEKILDVDGTLTTQPVLEHVGISTWPGRLTLTDHALYFEPLRVITYDKAKVYDLADDLKQIIKPELTGPWGSRLFDKAVMYKSMSLSEPVFMEFPELTGHSRRDYWLAVMQEILYAHRFIRKFQIKGVEKEETLSKAVLGILRLQAIQELVPSIPLRCEALLMLNLCDQLPGGDLILETLADLVSSRRLDQVNISSSGSGMYSISVLAVLSNLGVESQYVNNERLPVGELVVGQMSSLEKAVSESRDNYKMVERAQATVDGVKVDGIDTNLAVMKELLHPMIELGKILDSFASWDEPLRSLVFCSVSCYIIIRGWLGYVLVMVLLFIAIFMLLTRLCNEGQPINHVKVTAPPAMNTMEQLLAVQNAISQVEELVQNGNVILLKLRALLLAVPSQATDRAIIVLILLALAIAFLPGKLIILTIFLEAFTRNSPPRRASTERWTRRIREWWFSVPAAPVVLERDKEEKKRK